The DNA window CCCAGCATTTTCTGCTTCCGGTAAATTGGCTTGGTTGAGTATGGCAAGAGATGGTTATGAATCAGATAAAAACGATATCATCATTAATGAGTCAACAGGAAAATTAAACATTACCAAAGATTGGGATGGAACAGTAAATGAATTCCGTTGGAGCAACGATGGTAAATTAATTTATTTCTTAGCACCTATTGACGGAACGGTTCAATTGTTTTCAGTAACCGATCCAGCTGTAACAAAAAAGCCAGCTTTGATTAAACAAATCACCAAAGGGAATTTTGATATTCAATCGATGGTAGGACAATCTGGTAACAAGATGGTTGTAACACGTACTGATTGGAACCATGCCGCTGAAGTATTTACGGTTGATTTAATGTCGGGAGTGGTGACACAACTTTCACATGTGAATGATGAAACGTATAAAAAAATCAACATGAGTAAAGTAGAGAAACGTTACGTTACCACAACCGATGGACAAAAAATGTTGGAGTGGGTGATTTATCCTCCCAACTTTGATCCAAAGAAAAAATATCCGACTATTTTGTATTGTCAAGGTGGACCACAATCCGGATTGACCCAATTTTATTCTTTCCGTTGGAACTTTCAATTGATGGCAGCAAACGGTTATATTGTGGTTGCTCCAAACAGAAGAGGAATGCCGGGCCATGGTGTAAAATGGAACGAACAAATTTCAACCGATTATGGTGGACAAAATATGCAAGATTATTTAACTGCGATTGATGCCTTTACGAAAGAGCCATATTGCGATAAAGACCGTTTAGGTTGTATTGGCGCAAGTTATGGCGGTTATTCCGTTTATTATTTAGCAGGTATCCACAATAAACGTTTTAAATCATTCATTTCGCACGATGGTATTTTCGATTGGAGAGCAATGTATGGAACAACAGAAGAAATGTGGTTTGTAAATTGGGATTTGGGTGGAAACTATTGGGATAAGAGCAATGCAAAAGCGCAAAAAACATACAGCGAATTTAATCCTGTGAATTTGGTGGATAAATGGGATACCCCAATTTTAATTATTCAAGGAGGAACAGATTACCGTGTGCCAATTGAACAAGGATTGGGTGCATTTCAAGCTGCACAATTGAGAGGAATAAAAAGTAAGATGTTGTACTTCCCGAACGAAAATCATTGGGTGTTGAAAGAACAAAATGGTGTGGTATGGCAACGAGAGTTTTACAAATGGTTAGGTGAAACAATGAAATAACAAACAAAGGGCTTAAAGAAATTTAAGCCCTTTTTGTTTGATAGAATGGTGGCTTTGTTTGGAGTATGAGGAATATCATAAAATAAAAGTGCAAAAGCGTGTTTGCATCCTAAATTTATTCAAAATATTGGTTTATTTTAGCTGTATAAAATCTAAGAAAATGAAAAGAAAATTGACGACACTGAGTTTATTGGTTTTAGTTGGTTATACTGTCTTCGCACAAACGGCTGCTGATATGGTAAAACCTGATGAATCAAAAATTATAGGGACAGCTACAAAATCTGCAATGCATACTGCTACTGGTATTTCGATCCAACCGGTGACCACTGATTTGAAATGGCGTCCAATCTTAACCAATAAATGTATTTTCCGCGAACCGAAAGTGCCGTTTGAAGATTATATCGAATCGTTAAAAAATTCAAAAACTAAAATCACCAATTCCCAAGCTACGGAAGCAACCAACAAATCGGTGGCAACGGTTGTTCCGGTGGTGGGTGTAAATTATTTAGGAAACGAAAACAATGGTAGCAGTCCGATGGATAACAACGTAGCCATCTCGAATGGCGGTTGGATTGTATCGGTAGCGAACAATACCATTGAATATGATAACATGAGTGGTTCAACAATTTATTATAACGATATTGTAAGTTTTATAGGTGATGCATCTATTACCAATGTTTGTGATCCGGTGGTATTGTATGATAAGTTGGCAGATCGTTTTATCTTTTTTGCTCAAGAATGTTCAGGAAGCTCTTCCAACTCTCATTTGTTGATTTTCTTTTCGAAAACAAACGATCCCAATGCAGGTTGGTGGTATTATAAAATAAACGGAAATCCATTGTCGGATGGAAGTTGGTTTGATTATCCGAAGATTGCGATTTCAAACAATGAATTGTATATCTCCGGAAATTTATTTTACGATTCAGGAACATTTAACCAAGCCGTATTGTATCAAATTCAAAAATCGGCAGCCTATTCCGGTGGTTCTATCAATTGGCAATATTGGACCGGTATTTCGGGCAATCCGTTTACTTTGTTGCCTGTATCCAATGGTCATGGCTTAAGTTACGGTCCAGGTTGTTACATGGTGGCTACTGATAACTTTGGAAGCTCGAATATTAAACTCTATCACCTAACAGATGATATGAGTGGTTCTCCCGCATTCAATCAATACAATGTTCCTACCACAGCGTATTCACCAACCGGCTATAATGCTGCTCAATTGGGTACATCCACCGAGTTGAAATTTTTTGATTCAAGAGCAATGAGTGGATTTTTTCTGAACGGATTAATTCATTTTGTATTTCATTCGGACATCGGTGGTGCTTGGTATGGTATTAATTACAACCGTTTGAATGTTGCTGCACTCACCAACCAGTCGAGTATGTATGGTGCATCTGGTGCGTATGATTATGGCTATCCTTCCGTTGTTGCTTTTGGAACATCCGTTACTGATAAATCTGTGATGATAGGATATGGTAGAAGTGGTTCCAGTATTTATCCGGAGGTTCGCGTAGTGAATTGTGATAACATGATGAATTGGTCAACTTCAACACTTGTGAAATCGAGCGCAAGTTTTGTATCCTATACAGGTAATCCGGAACGCTGGGGTGATTATACCGGAACTACCAGAAAACATAATAGTCCAACGGCTTCTATTTGGATGAATGGAATGTATGGTACCAGTTTAAATGTTTGGAGTACATGGGTGGCTGAAATACATGCCGGTGCTGCAAGTGGTGTTGCTGAAACAACAACCGACAACCAAGTAAATGTGTTTCCGAATCCTGTGACTGAAAGTTTTACGGTAGCGTTTACATTGGAAGAAAGCACCATGGTGGATATTTCGGTTATGGATTTGAATGGCAAGCTGGTACAATCCTTGTATAACGGCAAAGCAACAGCAGGAAGCAATACGTTCTCTTTCAATAAAGCAAACTTAGCAAAAGGAACTTATTTTTTAATGATTAAGAACAACACTAAAATTATAAAAAATGAAAAAATTATTATTGCCAATTAGTTTTTGTTTAATTGTTTTTGCGTTGATCGTAGCTTGTCAGAATTCAAAAAAAACAAATGATAGCGTTGCTGTAGAATCGAAACCTGCGGGCACAACAGCGGTTGCGAAGGACAGTACAGCAGTATCCGGAACAGCAGGAGGAGGGAAGGGAATTAATAAGGATTCGTTAGCACCTTCAGGAACCGGAACAGCGATTATTCATCCCGTTCCCAATCAAGAAAAAATTGATTCGATAAAAAAGGCAAAAACCAAGAAAGAAAATTAATAAGTAGTATCTGAATGTTTGTGAACGTCCCTTGCAGCAATGTAAGGGACGTTTTTTATTTATTGTTCTCCTTGTTCGCAAATACAGATTCTTTCTAAATAGCCACTTGTTTATCATCATTTCATAAATAATCCTACTTTTGCGCAACTATTAAAACTCATACTCATGTCTATCAGCGCATCCTTAAAAGAAAGAAACTCGGGATTATGTGAATTGTGTAATGCAGAAAATGCAACCCACGAATATACAGTTACTCCCCAAAATGACGATTCAATCGATAACCAAGTGGCTTTGTGTTCAACCTGTTTGGAATCCCTTGATAAAACGGATGCTGGTTTTCATTGGCGTTGTTTGGAAGGTAGTATTTGGAATCCGCAAGCGAGTGTTCAAGCATTGAGCTACCGCATTTTACAAAATTATAAAAACGAAGATTGGGCAAGTAATTTAATGGCATCCGTGGATTTGGATGAAAGTACCATTCAATGGGCCATGACTGCCTTTGAAGTGCCGGATGTACATATGGATGCTTTTGGAAACAAATTGGAAAATGGTGATACGGTTGTATTAACTCAACAATTGAATGTGAAAGGAACGAGCTTTTCTGCTTCCAAAGGAACGGTAGTAAAGAAAATTAAATTGGTACATGACAATAGCGAACAAATTGAAGGTAAAATCAATGATCAAACCATTGTGATTTTAACCAAGTTTGTAAAGAAATCGTTATAGACTAGTCCTTATTATTAAATGAAGAGGCAACAAAATGTCATTTCTCCGGTTGGGGGAATGACATTTTTTTTGTTCTTTATGAATGTTTTAAGCTATTTTCAACGAAATGGGTAGGATGAGTATATTTATTCTTTAAAAGCATGCAACCATTTTTAATTTTAGCGTTTTTAGTTTAGAACAAAACAAAAATGACATTCGATACAGAAAAAATATTGCAAGGTTGCAAAAATGGAGAAAGTAAATCCTTTAAGGAACTTTACAATCTTTATGCAAAGGCAATGTTTAACATCAGTGTTCGAATATTGAATAATAAAAATGAGGCAGAAGATGTACTGCAGGAATCTTTTCTAAAAGCTTTTCAAAATATACACGTGTTTGATAAACAAGCTGCATTCGGTGGCTGGTTAAAAAGAGTCGTTATTAATAAATCCATTGATGTTATCCGAAAACAGAAAGAGACGATTATTTCGTTGGATGAATTGGTGGATGTTGGTTCGGATGACGCAGATACTACACAGGAAGAGGATGCAATGGATTATGATGTGGAAATGATAAAGGAATCTATTCAAAAATTGTCGGATGGATACCGCATTGTGCTGACTCTTTATTTGTTTGAGGAATTTACTCACAAGGAAATTGCTGCCACATTAAATATTTCCGAAGGGACATCAAAATCGCAGTATAACCGCGCTAAGAAAAAGTTAATCGAATTCATTCAGCTAAAAAGCAAGAGTCATGTTATCTAATCTCGAAAAATATATAAAAATGAACAGAAACCAGTTTGACACACTTCGTCCATCAGATGCACTGTGGAATAAAATTGACATGAGCTTTACTCAATCCGTTGTTGTGAAAAGCAACTACTCATGGTTAAAGTATTTTGTCTTTGGGGCATCCATGATTGCTATCGTTGTATATCTCAAAATGTCTTCGACTTCAACTCAAGTAACTTCGGAACTTCCGAAACAAGAAACGTTGATTTCAAGTGCGGTGCCAAAAGATACGTTAGAAACAAGTCCGGCATCGGAAGTAAATCCGATTGTAAAAGGAATGCTTTTCCAGCAAAGCTCCTTGCCAGCAGAGCAGATTGCAACCGAAGAAGTAACTTGCGGAGAAGTCGGCTACATGGAGTATACAGAAAGCAATGAATTGGAAGAAGGTTCAGAAGAATTGAACGGAGATGGAAGCGGGTCAGAATTTACACCGACAAACGTTATAAACGCGTCTTCAAAGCAAAATTCTAACTTCACAGTGGATACAATGTTTCAAGGAGTAAAAACGTTGGAAATTATTAGTAATACTTTTGATGTTGATATTAAAACCAATCAAGGCAATCAAGTTTTCTTTAAAGCCAATGTAATCACTGTTAATAAAGGTATTGTAAAAGGAAAAACAATATATAATACCATTTATGAGCGCAAAGATTCAACCCTAATTATTAACATTAACTCAAGTTGTAATACCATTGTTATTGGGAGCAGCAAGGTCAAAAATCCGAATCTATACTTTGATGTACCTGAGCATACGAATGTTATTGTTACAAATGCTTATGGCAATGTATCTGCGAATGGTCTGAAAGGAGCAGTTTGTAATTTACAAGCAAAATCTGGCAACATGAACGTTGAGAATATTGAAGCGAACACCAAACTGATTGCAAATTATGGAGATGTTAC is part of the Bacteroidota bacterium genome and encodes:
- a CDS encoding S9 family peptidase, with product MKKLVLSASLFLFGYVSVAQQNLTPEMLIQMSKVGVSGLTKDGKSVVYSVRTYNIAADKKTTQVFVQPIVGGKAVENPNGNDLVPNNRISPDGTMSISASDVPVYKMFGKDVYSDLPKSDVNIYDDLNYRHWDTWEDGSFSHIFINTLKGKEEVGTLDIMPNEPHDCPQKPSGGDEDFIWSPDGKQVIYVTKKKFGKAYAISTNTDIYAYDLATKETKNLSEGMMGYDVNPAFSASGKLAWLSMARDGYESDKNDIIINESTGKLNITKDWDGTVNEFRWSNDGKLIYFLAPIDGTVQLFSVTDPAVTKKPALIKQITKGNFDIQSMVGQSGNKMVVTRTDWNHAAEVFTVDLMSGVVTQLSHVNDETYKKINMSKVEKRYVTTTDGQKMLEWVIYPPNFDPKKKYPTILYCQGGPQSGLTQFYSFRWNFQLMAANGYIVVAPNRRGMPGHGVKWNEQISTDYGGQNMQDYLTAIDAFTKEPYCDKDRLGCIGASYGGYSVYYLAGIHNKRFKSFISHDGIFDWRAMYGTTEEMWFVNWDLGGNYWDKSNAKAQKTYSEFNPVNLVDKWDTPILIIQGGTDYRVPIEQGLGAFQAAQLRGIKSKMLYFPNENHWVLKEQNGVVWQREFYKWLGETMK
- a CDS encoding T9SS type A sorting domain-containing protein; the encoded protein is MKRKLTTLSLLVLVGYTVFAQTAADMVKPDESKIIGTATKSAMHTATGISIQPVTTDLKWRPILTNKCIFREPKVPFEDYIESLKNSKTKITNSQATEATNKSVATVVPVVGVNYLGNENNGSSPMDNNVAISNGGWIVSVANNTIEYDNMSGSTIYYNDIVSFIGDASITNVCDPVVLYDKLADRFIFFAQECSGSSSNSHLLIFFSKTNDPNAGWWYYKINGNPLSDGSWFDYPKIAISNNELYISGNLFYDSGTFNQAVLYQIQKSAAYSGGSINWQYWTGISGNPFTLLPVSNGHGLSYGPGCYMVATDNFGSSNIKLYHLTDDMSGSPAFNQYNVPTTAYSPTGYNAAQLGTSTELKFFDSRAMSGFFLNGLIHFVFHSDIGGAWYGINYNRLNVAALTNQSSMYGASGAYDYGYPSVVAFGTSVTDKSVMIGYGRSGSSIYPEVRVVNCDNMMNWSTSTLVKSSASFVSYTGNPERWGDYTGTTRKHNSPTASIWMNGMYGTSLNVWSTWVAEIHAGAASGVAETTTDNQVNVFPNPVTESFTVAFTLEESTMVDISVMDLNGKLVQSLYNGKATAGSNTFSFNKANLAKGTYFLMIKNNTKIIKNEKIIIAN
- a CDS encoding PhnA domain-containing protein translates to MSISASLKERNSGLCELCNAENATHEYTVTPQNDDSIDNQVALCSTCLESLDKTDAGFHWRCLEGSIWNPQASVQALSYRILQNYKNEDWASNLMASVDLDESTIQWAMTAFEVPDVHMDAFGNKLENGDTVVLTQQLNVKGTSFSASKGTVVKKIKLVHDNSEQIEGKINDQTIVILTKFVKKSL
- a CDS encoding RNA polymerase sigma factor, encoding MTFDTEKILQGCKNGESKSFKELYNLYAKAMFNISVRILNNKNEAEDVLQESFLKAFQNIHVFDKQAAFGGWLKRVVINKSIDVIRKQKETIISLDELVDVGSDDADTTQEEDAMDYDVEMIKESIQKLSDGYRIVLTLYLFEEFTHKEIAATLNISEGTSKSQYNRAKKKLIEFIQLKSKSHVI
- a CDS encoding DUF4097 family beta strand repeat protein is translated as MNRNQFDTLRPSDALWNKIDMSFTQSVVVKSNYSWLKYFVFGASMIAIVVYLKMSSTSTQVTSELPKQETLISSAVPKDTLETSPASEVNPIVKGMLFQQSSLPAEQIATEEVTCGEVGYMEYTESNELEEGSEELNGDGSGSEFTPTNVINASSKQNSNFTVDTMFQGVKTLEIISNTFDVDIKTNQGNQVFFKANVITVNKGIVKGKTIYNTIYERKDSTLIININSSCNTIVIGSSKVKNPNLYFDVPEHTNVIVTNAYGNVSANGLKGAVCNLQAKSGNMNVENIEANTKLIANYGDVTVANIKGNLTALVKSGDLSVTTVLGNLDIKSTYGSQVLADIHGNINISSTSGNVKIRKLQGNIELYAVYGDVHLEDCIGNLNIQATSGDVKGENIELIERMNTTSIYGSVDIQLVNELNSLSFDLKTTYGDITIDKNGQHLREANSLVLNNGKITVKGITTSGDQYYK